The Glycine soja cultivar W05 chromosome 6, ASM419377v2, whole genome shotgun sequence genome has a window encoding:
- the LOC114416894 gene encoding protochlorophyllide reductase, chloroplastic-like, with the protein MALQAASLVSASFSIAKEGKSGVSLRDTTMFGVSLSDTLKSDFSSPSSTCKREFQQKFGPLRVQSVATTTPGVTKASPEGKKTLRKGSVIITGASSGLGLATAKALAETGKWHVIMACRDFLKAERAAKSAGIAKENYTIMHLDLASLDSVRQFVDNFRQSGRPLDVLVCNAAVYLPTAREPTYTADGFELSVGTNHLGHFLLSRLLLDDLNKSDYPSKRLIIVGSITGNTNTLAGNVPPKANLGDMRGLAGGLNGLNTSAMIDGGSFDGAKAYKDSKVCNMLTMQEFHRRYHDETGITFASLYPGCIATTGLFREHIPLFRLLFPPFQKYITKGFVSEDESGKRLAQVVSDPSLTKSGVYWSWNAASASFENQLSQEASDADKARKVWEISEKLTGLA; encoded by the exons ATGGCTCTTCAGGCTGCTTCCTTGGTTTCTGCTTCTTTTTCTATTGCTAAAGAG GGAAAGTCTGGTGTATCTCTCAGGGACACCACAATGTTTGGTGTTTCATTGTCGGATACTCTCAAATCTGACTTCAGCTCTCCCTCATCGACTTGCAAA AGGGAATTCCAACAAAAATTTGGCCCTTTGAGGGTTCAGTCAGTGGCAACAACAACTCCAGGAGTCACCAAGGCTTCACCAGAAGGAAAGAAAACTTTGAGGAAAGGCAGTGTTATTATCACTGGGGCTTCCTCTGGATTAGGCCTGGCCACTGCTAAGGCTTTGGCTGAGACAGGAAAGTGGCATGTGATAATGGCCTGCCGGGATTTCCTCAAAGCCGAAAGGGCTGCGAAATCTGCCGGCATTGCTAAGGAAAACTACACTATTATGCATTTGGACCTTGCATCTCTTGATAGTGTGAGGCAATTTGTTGATAACTTTAGGCAATCAGGCCGGCCACTGGATGTGCTTGTTTGCAATGCTGCGGTTTACTTGCCAACTGCCAGGGAACCTACATATACTGCTGATGGCTTTGAACTCAGTGTTGGAACCAACCATCTCGGGCATTTCCTCCTTTCGCGCCTTTTGCTTGACGACTTGAACAAATCTGACTACCCTTCGAAGCGGTTGATCATTGTAGGCTCAATCACAG GAAACACCAACACATTGGCTGGAAATGTGCCACCCAAGGCTAACCTTGGTGACATGAGGGGACTAGCTGGAGGCTTGAATGGGCTAAACACTTCAGCCATGATAGATGGAGGATCCTTTGACGGCGCTAAGGCATACAAGGACAGCAAAGTCTGCAACATGCTTACAATGCAAGAATTCCACAGAAGATACCATGATGAAACTGGGATCACATTTGCTTCCCTTTACCCAGGTTGCATCGCCACAACAGGCTTGTTCAGAGAGCACATTCCCTTGTTCAGACTTCTCTTCCCTCCATTCCAAAAGTACATAACCAAGGGCTTTGTCTCAGAAGATGAATCAGGAAAGAGACTTGCACAG GTTGTGAGTGATCCAAGCCTAACAAAATCAGGTGTTTACTGGAGCTGGAACGCGGCCTCTGCTTCGTTTGAAAACCAATTGTCCCAAGAAGCCAGCGATGCAGATAAGGCTCGCAAGGTTTGGGAGATTAGTGAGAAACTTACTGGTTTGGCTTAA